From the genome of Oxyura jamaicensis isolate SHBP4307 breed ruddy duck chromosome 2, BPBGC_Ojam_1.0, whole genome shotgun sequence, one region includes:
- the LOC118162438 gene encoding coiled-coil domain-containing protein 201-like, which translates to MGSGSTDGKLDFQMSEEEDSFLNVKRSLKKRLVKHSTPVDSMLSRTMPSLTDLTSQSVKEQDGSKRVYASPVPKSTLSRSLGQVSLASIEAYIPHKSPKRLSTVFDLQDSNTEINKSSRVVFSRRRLSTVLASNESNEEPSEKAVSSVETQAPTKESEKVAVTPRSGPSWLVTGIPGIKDVQIVKKKKKKIDKSIVRKKQREWVLRQLKNIEEATEHELTIEEM; encoded by the exons ATGGGATCTGGTAGCACTG acGGCAAACTTGACTTCCAGATGTCAGAGGAAGAAGATTCTTTTCTAAATGTCAAAAGATCTCTGAAAAAGCGACTGGTGAAACACAGCACTCCAGTGGACTCAATGCTCTCTAGAACAATGCCATCTCTTACAGATCTGACTTCTCAGTCAGTCAAGGAGCAAGATGGCAGTAAGAGAGTTTATGCATCCCCAGTGCCAAAATCAACTCTAAGCAGATCACTAGGTCAAGTGTCGCTAGCAAGCATTGAAGCATACATCCCTCATAAGTCTCCAAAAAGGCTTTCAACAGTGTTTGACTTGCAAGATTCAAACACAGAGATAAACAAAAGTTCTCGGGTTGTATTTTCTAGAAGAAGACTCTCCACTGTGTTGGCCTCTAATGAGTCAAATGAAGAACCAAGTGAAAAGGCTGTCTCAAGTGTGGAAACTCAAGCTCCAACAAAAGAATCTGAGAAAGTTGCAGTAACTCCCAGAAGTGGACCTTCGTGGCTGGTTACTGGAATACCAGGGATAAAAGATGTCCaaatagtaaaaaagaaaaagaagaaaattgataAATCTATTGTG agaaagaaacaaagagaatgGGTGCTTCGTCAACTTAAAAACATTGAGGAAGCAACTGAACATGAGCTGACAATTGAAGAAATGTGA